Proteins encoded by one window of Paraburkholderia terrae:
- a CDS encoding aromatic ring-hydroxylating oxygenase subunit alpha codes for MHVVAPLDSKSVDNPPKAAVRDLRRVDIHPNHWYPLAWSREVKRGKTHAVRFAGEPIVLARTESGKVIALEDRCAHRQVPLSGGVVDGEAIRCGYHGWTYDCSGKCIDVPYLGRERLPNGVRAYPCREAEGLIFVFPGDAALAETMPLPPLGSVADKAYKTRRFGREVACHYSFMHENLMDMNHQFLHRKQMGKMRARSLGRRRGDDWVEVDYTFAREAGQQPIGEALVFGQSRKSERADHKDVMTIRTQYPFQTLRIRTSDGTIVMDLWICYVPLDREQRTNRTFGLLSIKRPKIGALLDVAWPLLVWFTERIFKEDRWIVELEQAAHDAQGADWNHEVFPVINDLRDLLRECGAPAARRVIPIEPSAESVAV; via the coding sequence ATGCACGTAGTCGCTCCGTTGGACAGCAAATCCGTCGATAACCCTCCAAAGGCTGCCGTGCGCGATCTGCGCCGTGTCGATATTCATCCCAATCACTGGTATCCGCTCGCATGGTCGCGTGAAGTGAAGCGCGGTAAAACGCATGCCGTACGCTTTGCCGGCGAGCCGATCGTGCTGGCGCGCACCGAATCGGGCAAGGTGATCGCGCTGGAAGATCGTTGCGCGCATCGGCAAGTGCCGTTGAGCGGTGGCGTGGTCGACGGCGAGGCTATCCGCTGTGGTTATCACGGCTGGACCTACGATTGCTCGGGCAAATGCATCGACGTGCCGTATCTCGGCCGTGAGCGTCTGCCGAATGGTGTGCGCGCGTATCCGTGCCGCGAAGCCGAAGGGCTGATCTTCGTGTTTCCGGGCGACGCCGCGCTCGCCGAGACGATGCCGCTGCCGCCGCTCGGCTCCGTGGCCGACAAGGCGTACAAGACGCGGCGCTTCGGCCGCGAAGTGGCATGCCACTACTCGTTCATGCACGAAAACCTGATGGACATGAACCATCAGTTCCTGCACCGCAAGCAGATGGGCAAGATGCGCGCGCGTTCGCTGGGCCGGCGGCGCGGCGACGACTGGGTCGAAGTGGACTACACGTTCGCGCGCGAAGCGGGTCAGCAGCCGATCGGCGAAGCACTCGTGTTCGGGCAGAGCCGCAAGAGCGAAAGGGCCGACCACAAGGACGTGATGACGATCCGCACGCAGTATCCGTTTCAGACGCTGCGGATTCGCACGTCCGACGGAACGATCGTGATGGACCTGTGGATCTGCTACGTGCCGCTCGACCGCGAGCAACGCACCAATCGCACGTTCGGCCTGCTGTCTATCAAGCGGCCCAAGATCGGCGCACTGCTCGACGTCGCGTGGCCGCTGCTGGTGTGGTTCACCGAGCGCATCTTCAAGGAGGACCGCTGGATCGTCGAACTCGAGCAGGCAGCGCACGACGCGCAAGGCGCCGACTGGAATCACGAAGTCTTCCCGGTGATCAACGACTTGCGCGATCTGTTGCGCGAATGCGGCGCGCCCGCGGCGCGGCGGGTGATTCCGATCGAGCCTTCTGCCGAGTCCGTTGCCGTCTGA